DNA sequence from the Nodosilinea sp. FACHB-141 genome:
GATGGGTAGCCAGAGGGCCGCTGTTTAAGGTGAGAAAACCATCCTTAACTAACTATAGAAAAAGCTCCCTGTGGTCTCACAGGGAGCTTTCTAACGTTTTAGTCTCAGTGGCAAAACGTCAGGCTACTTGATAGCAACCTTGCCGCCGGCTTCTTCGAGCTGCTTTTTGGCATCTTCGGCGTCGTCTTTGGTGGTGGCTTCCTTGACAGCCTTGGGAGCGGCTTCCACCAGTTCCTTGGCTTCCTTCAGACCCAAACCGGTCAGGCTGCGCACAACCTTAAGAACGGCGATCTTCTTGTCAGCGGGAACTTCTTCGAGAACGACGTCAAATTCAGTCTTCTCTTCTTCAGGCTCGGCAGCCGCGGCACCACCGCCACCCATCATGCCGGGGGCCATCATCATCATGCCGCCGCCAGCGGAGGCAGAGGCGTCAACACCAAAGGCTTCCTCAATTTGCTTAACCAGCTCGGAAGCTTCTAGCAGAGAAAGGGTCTTTAGCTGTTCGAGAATTTCATCGGTTTTAGCAGACATAGTTACCGGTTAACTCCTATTTGAAAACAATTAAACACAGACAAAATCGAGAGAGATGAGCCTAGGCTGCATCTTTTTCGGAGACTGCCTTGATAGCAC
Encoded proteins:
- the rplL gene encoding 50S ribosomal protein L7/L12, whose protein sequence is MSAKTDEILEQLKTLSLLEASELVKQIEEAFGVDASASAGGGMMMMAPGMMGGGGAAAAEPEEEKTEFDVVLEEVPADKKIAVLKVVRSLTGLGLKEAKELVEAAPKAVKEATTKDDAEDAKKQLEEAGGKVAIK